The DNA segment CATCAGAGAAGAACGTAAAATCGTAAGAGTCTAACAGGTGATGATTAATATACTCCTGTATCTCAGATTTTTTATCGCTGTCTTCTTGCTCGGTAAGCTCGTGGGTTTGAAGGTTTTCTTCAACATCTTGAGCATAGGCTGTAGTAAAACCTAATAAAACTACTACTACAAATAAAATCTTAACTATAAATGGCTTTTGCATAATACACAAATAGTGATGTCCTTAAAATCGGTGCAAAAATACAGTTATATATTTTATTGTAAAAACAATTTTAAGTCTTTTTTTAAAGTTATAAAACAGTCAATATACTTGATTATTAAGCTGTTTGGAAAGATACATTACTTCTAGGGCTAAACAGACGGCGTATGGGATGAAAAATGTAACAAATTCAATAGTCTGCATGCTTGCGTCGGCATTATATGCCGGATAGAAAATAAGGAAGAATACGAGGAATTTTAATCCGCTTCCTGCCATAAAAATAAAACCCGACTGAGCCGATTTCTTTTTTAATGACCGCTGAATAACCATCAAAATAGTAGCTGCCATAACAAAATTTACAACATAAGACAGTACAATTTGATGTGCAAAAAGGGGCTTTTCTAATGTGCTTAATAGTGCGAGATGGATACCAAAAGTAACAACCAATACAGCAGCCAGAATTCCTAAAAATCTAACGGTTTTCGCCATTGTCTATTTATTCAACCTATTCGTCTGTTGCACTACTAAATAAAGGGAAAGGCCTACTCCTAATAGTG comes from the Marixanthomonas ophiurae genome and includes:
- a CDS encoding DUF6168 family protein, which encodes MAKTVRFLGILAAVLVVTFGIHLALLSTLEKPLFAHQIVLSYVVNFVMAATILMVIQRSLKKKSAQSGFIFMAGSGLKFLVFFLIFYPAYNADASMQTIEFVTFFIPYAVCLALEVMYLSKQLNNQVY